In Marinobacter qingdaonensis, the sequence AGTACCACCAACAAGATGGCTGCAAACGGTACCCGACCGCGCATGTCCAGATCCTTGAAACTGCGGTACAGAATGTTGCTCACCATCATCACACCGGTGCCACCGACCACCACTATGGTCAACAGCGTCAACCAGGAAGCGGGCTCGAACAGGTGGAAACACCAGACCAATCCGGCCACACAGGCGGCGGCCGCAGGACTCGGCAAACCAACAAAGTATTTCTTGTCGACCGAGCCGATCTGAGTATTGAATCGCGCCAGCCGCAGGGCCGCACCGGCAACGTAGATGAAGGTGATGGCCCAGCCGACCTTGCCCAGGCCGTTCAGGGACCAGAAGAAGGCGACCAGGCCCGGGGCCACACCAAACGCCACCATATCGGCCAGGGAATCGTACTCTTCGCCGAATTTGCTCTGGGTATTGGTCATGCGCGCCACGCGACCATCCAGTCCGTCGAGAATCATGGACACGAAGATGGCAATGGCGGCGTTGTCAAACATGCCGTTGGCCGCCGAGACGATCGCGTAGAACCCTGAAAACAGTGACGCCGTGGTCAAGGCATTGGGCAACAGGTATATACCTTTGCGCCGCACCGGCGCACCTTCCACCAGCTCCTCTTCAACCACTTCCCCGGCCTCGACTTCGTACTCGGCCGTTGGCTTGTGCTCGGCCCGCCCCTGCTGGGCGCTCACATCGGCGTTTTTCTTCTCGTCAGTCATTCCCACAACTCCGGAAAGCATTTGGGCGGAGTATATACGAAAAACGCGGCCACCCGGGCCGCGTTTTTCCAGAACCAGTCGGAAACCCGATCAGTTCTTGTCCTTATCCACGATCTTGTTCGCGGAGATCCACGGCATCATGCCGCGCAGCTTTTCACCCACGGTTTCGATCTCGTGAGCGGCGTTCTGGCGACGACGCGCGGTCATGGACGGGTAGTTCAGTGCGCCTTCGGAGATGAACATCTTGGCGTACTCACCGCTCTGGATGCGCTTCAGGGCGTTGCGCATGGCTTCACGGGACTGCTCGTTGATGACTTCCGGGCCAGTCACGTACTCGCCATACTCCGCGTTGTTGGAGATGGAGTAGTTCATGTTGGCGATGCCGCCTTCGTACATCAGGTCGACGATCAGCTTGAGCTCGTGCAGACACTCGAAGTAGGCCATTTCCGGCGCGTAACCTGCCTCGGTCAGGGTCTCGAAACCGGCCTTGACCAGCTCAACGGCGCCACCACACAGAACCGCCTGCTCACCGAACAGATCGGTTTCGGTCTCATCCTTGAAGGTGGTCTCGATGATGCCGGTCCGACCGCCGCCGATGCCGCTGGCGTAGGACAGAGCCACGTTCTTGGCGTTGCCGGAGGCGTCCTGGAAAATCGCGATCAGGTCA encodes:
- the pssA gene encoding CDP-diacylglycerol--serine O-phosphatidyltransferase, whose protein sequence is MTDEKKNADVSAQQGRAEHKPTAEYEVEAGEVVEEELVEGAPVRRKGIYLLPNALTTASLFSGFYAIVSAANGMFDNAAIAIFVSMILDGLDGRVARMTNTQSKFGEEYDSLADMVAFGVAPGLVAFFWSLNGLGKVGWAITFIYVAGAALRLARFNTQIGSVDKKYFVGLPSPAAAACVAGLVWCFHLFEPASWLTLLTIVVVGGTGVMMVSNILYRSFKDLDMRGRVPFAAILLVVLIFVVIALDPATVLFTGFLIYALSGPVRALFRRKPRRAPGTSS
- the ilvC gene encoding ketol-acid reductoisomerase produces the protein MQVYYDKDCDLSIIQGKKVAVIGFGSQGHAHACNLKESGVDVTVGLRPGSSSIAKAEAYGLKTSDVPSAVAAADVVMVLTPDEFQSQLYKAEIEPNLKQGATLAFAHGFAIHYNQIVPRKDLDVIMVAPKAPGHTVRTEFANGGGIPDLIAIFQDASGNAKNVALSYASGIGGGRTGIIETTFKDETETDLFGEQAVLCGGAVELVKAGFETLTEAGYAPEMAYFECLHELKLIVDLMYEGGIANMNYSISNNAEYGEYVTGPEVINEQSREAMRNALKRIQSGEYAKMFISEGALNYPSMTARRRQNAAHEIETVGEKLRGMMPWISANKIVDKDKN